One segment of Erigeron canadensis isolate Cc75 chromosome 2, C_canadensis_v1, whole genome shotgun sequence DNA contains the following:
- the LOC122587716 gene encoding uncharacterized protein LOC122587716: MSTRASGKPLVKATSNPDKLKKRTKPQTSQPSSSAPIYIDTIPKPKPDHILHETYYESGSTEWGYYSEKEEPTSNKTPTPPESLKPNINMAGQQNNPPDLFNTKIEDLPRTIPTSGQSAIVSPEIDTFTVKGNHLQMVKDLCFDGRNKRDPHEHLDKFEMICNLFNYGENQANIVKMKLFPMSLAGEAHKWLKGLAPNSLTTWEAVREALIERFFPANQERELTLIIRSFRQDEDESIVETWLRMKDLLWEFPGHGVSDTEIVGIFLDGMNMESYEKMVMTCGGSTTYKTSSEIWKMFEDMAKAQVSRSPSRDRRDRRTRRVVARVDEGETSEVVSEIRALSKHMDERFSMVENNFGGLERDVKIMAGGCVHYGGPHNADECDQMVREDVSYVYNQRSGQYQPLFQRGGNYQGRHQGNSSNSSNSFSNNRGSNFQYRWQKDDNQGPPQQQQPPSPPKNGDNGEETPSLAAMMAKFLDKQEKREETQEKRNASMENYSKLLNDKIGGLHIKIDESNRNNHALISNLEKRLDRMGNSQRQPGNFDEEFDDEVEMESPPVMTTSVPKATPIKEPEVKPYKPKVPFPQRLRKEKLQEQYNKFFDMIKTVTINVPLVDLILGMPNYAKFIKELVTDKKKLDEAKATFLNEECSAVVKNKLPPKLADPGSFLITCSFGTKLSCKALADLGASINLMPYSVFTKLSLGELRPTKMSIRLADHSFQYPMGVAENLQV; encoded by the exons ATGAGCACTCGAGCTTCTGGGAAACCGTTAGTGAAGGCCACATCTAACCCTGACAAACTCAAAAAGCGCACCAAGCCACAAACATCACAACCGTCATCATCCGCACCCATTTATATAGACACCATTCCTAAACCCAAACCTGACCATATACTTCACGAGACTTATTACGAGTCGGGAAGTACCGAGTGGGGTTACTATTCCGAAAAAGAGGAACCGACTTCCAATAAAACACCTACTCCACCCGAATCACTGAAGCCGAACATCAACATGGCCGGACAACAAAATAATCCACCCGATCTTTTTAACACCAAAATCGAGGACCTACCTCGAACCATACCAACCTCTGGCCAATCCGCCATTGTTAGCCCCGAAATTGATACTTTCACCGTGAAAGGCAACCACTTGCAAATGGTTAAGGATTTGTGTTTTGATGGGAGAAACAAAAGGGATCCTCATGAGCATCTCGATAAGTTTGAGATGATTTGCAACTTGTTCAACTATGGGGAGAACCAAGCTAACATTGTCAAGATGAAGCTTTTTCCTATGTCTCTAGCGGGGGAAGCTCATAAATGGTTAAAGGGGTTAGCGCCTAATAGTTTGACTACATGGGAGGCGGTTAGAGAAGCTTTGATTGAAAGGTTCTTTCCGGCAAATCAGGAAAGAGAACTTACGCTTATAATCCGTTCTTTTAGGCAAGATGAGGATGAGTCCATTGTTGAAACTTGGTTGAGAATGAAAGATCTTTTGTGGGAATTCCCTGGGCATGGGGTGAGTGATACCGAGATTGTTGGTATATTTTTGGATGGAATGAATATGGAAAGTTATGAGAAGATGGTCATGACTTGTGGGGGTAGTACTACTTATAAGACTTCTAGTGAGATTTGGAAGATGTTTGAGGATATGGCTAAGGCTCAAGTTTCTAGGTCTCCTAGTAGGGATCGTAGGGATAGAAGGACACGTAGAGTAGTAGCCCGGGTTGATGAGGGAGAGACATCTGAGGTGGTTAGTGAGATTAGAGCACTCTCAAAGCACATGGATGAAAGGTTTTCCATGGTGGAAAATAATTTTGGAGGATTAGAGCGTGATGTTAAGATCATGGCCGGGGGGTGTGTTCATTATGGTGGACCACATAATGCCGATGAATGTGATCAAATGGTTAGAGAAGATGTGAGTTATGTGTACAACCAAAGATCCGGTCAATATCAACCGCTCTTCCAACGTGGTGGCAACTACCAAGGCCGTCACCAAGGTAACTCTTCAAACTCTTCTAATTCTTTTTCTAACAATCGTGGTAGCAACTTTCAATATAGGTGGCAAAAGGATGACAACCAAGGTCCgcctcaacaacaacaaccaccatcaccaccaaagAATGGTGACAATGGGGAGGAAACCCCATCTCTTGCAGCCATGATGGCCAAGTTCTTGGATAAGCAAGAGAAAAGGGAGGAAACTCAAGAGAAAAGAAATGCTTCAATGGAGAATTATTCCAAGCTTTTGAATGATAAGATTGGGGGTTTGCATATAAAGATCGATGAGAGCAACCGGAACAACCATGCTTTGATATCTAACTTGGAAAAGAGGTTAGATAGGATGGGGAACTCTCAAAGGCAGCCGG GAAATTTTGATGAAGAGTTCgatgatgaagttgaaatgGAGTCACCGCCGGTGATGACTACTTCGGTTCCTAAAGCCACACCAATCAAGGAACCCGAAGTCAAGCCATACAAGCCAAAGGTTCCCTTTCCTCAACGCTTGAGGAAGGAAAAGCTTCAAGAGCAATACAACAAGTTCTTTGACATGATCAAGACGGTGACAATCAATGTCCCACTAGTTGACCTCATTTTGGGCATGCCTAACTATGCCAAATTCATCAAGGAGCTAGTGACGGACAAGAAGAAGCTAGATGAAGCAAAGGCAACCTTTTTGAACGAAGAATGCTCGGCGGTAGTCAAAAACAAGCTTCCACCAAAGCTTGccgatccagggagttttctcaTTACTTGTTCATTTGGTACTAAATTGTCTTGTAAAGCGTTAGCCGATCTTGGGGCTAGCATCAATTTGATGCCATATTCAGTTTTTACCAAGCTTTCATTGGGGGAATTAAGGCCCACTAAGATGAGCATCCGCCTTGCGGATCATTCCTTTCAATACCCAATGGGGGTGGCCGAAAACTTGCAAGTGTAA